The Apodemus sylvaticus chromosome 19, mApoSyl1.1, whole genome shotgun sequence sequence TCTAATTATCATGTCTCCTGAGTCTTCCTTTACCTGGGACCTTTCCACAGCCTTGCTCTTTCCTACACTGATGGCTTGAGGCCGCAGCCCCTCCACACACCCTCATGCTGCCTGTCTACTGTCTCTCTGTGGCTGGTATGTGCCTCAGTCAGAACAGACCTCACTTGTGCTATGCCCATTACCATGAGCCTCTCTCACCAGAAGGAAACCCAAAGCACTGCTCAGGTTTCCCTACTTCATAAGGAGTTGTAGTTTCTTCTCTCCTGTAACCAATAAGCAATTCATGAGAAACTAGATTAGGGTCACATAAAAATCTAATTCCTCAACTTTCTTACAAATCCAAAATTACtacaaaataaagtttaaaattctATTCATGCAAAGTACAATGAAACTTTAAAATGTAGGTTTCATTTTACCATGACACAAGATCCTcagaataataagaaaaataaaataagtttaaaaacaaaaagaaaccctcTGCTCCATGATCAGGATGCTACAAGATTCGCATTTTTGTTTAAACGGCTTTTCTTATGGTCTGGAAAATAACTGACTGTTGGCTTTTCACTTCAGAGATTCTCGTTAATTAGACACAATCCTCAAGTAACGCTTCTATGGAATATTTGAGAACAAAACACAGCGACCCAAAGTCTCGGACTAAGCTGTGGGTCAGCTGCTCCCCCACCGCGGCCCGTGACAGGGTGGGTAGGTGGGCCCTGTGGCCGGGTGGGGAGGCGGGATGGCACTGCTGTACTTACTCTCTAGATCAGAGATGATGAGGTTGTCGTGGAGCTTCACGGCGCGGTGCTGCTCCACCTCATCTTCCAGCTCAAAGATGGTTTCCTTCATGTCGCTCCTCTCTGTGTCCTTTTCCTCCAGCTCTGATCTTAGTTTTTCTAACGTCATATTCAAATCTTCAATCTGCTTCTTGGCCTCTTCCTGGAAAGCTCGGTACTCATCTTCTACCTACAGAAGTCCAAAGGAGACTTGTTTTGGGATAAACTCTACAACCAAAGTAACTTACTGTTACACATGGAAGCTAAGTGTGAGCagccatggacagacagacagccaagCAATGTTACTGCATGGAGGCCAGCACTACAACTGCACAAGGCTTTCGTTTGATACGTCTGAGCACAAGCCTGCTACATCGCTGACTAATCTTACACTGATGCATCACTAAACTTAACCAGATTATTTATGAGGCAATTTGGGGACATTATCTCTTCTCCAAAGTTTGGGCTTAAAATGTGCATTTGATGAATGATTAACATCCTACCCACttgcttacaaaaaaaaaaaagaaagaaagaaaacaaaaaaactatatatataatagaaaaaatcaaatcaaataggAAACCATAAAAACATTTAAGGCTAATAACAAAGTGCCTCGGcaggaaaggtgcttgctgccaggctggagggcctgagttcaatgcccacaccctcatggtgggaggagagaccagACTCCAAGTCACCCTCCAATCTCCTCACATGACTcatagcacatacacacagacacaatacacacatacaaaaataaataaaacataacattttcaTTCCAAAGTCTTTATCAAACAAAGTACTAGTTCACGGTGCCCCTCAACATGAATCTCCTGAGTTATAGCTCTAAAAGTGACCACTGACTGACTGGCAGGATGGCTCCTAAGGTAAAGGCGCTGGCTGCCAAAATTAATGAGCTGAGGCCGATGCTCAGAGCTTCGCCCACAAGAGGAGAAACCAGCCCCCACAGCTGTCCTGATTGGGGCACCCCAGTACACATGTATTCAcattccctcccccatctcaaacaaatatgaagtaagttttttaaaaagggaatcaCTAAAACAGGTAAAAGGTAAGTTATTCAAAGTTTAATGATAAATGCACTAAAActtctttctccctttaaaaCTCACTGCACTTGGGCGGGGAatgctcagcagtcaagagcacccTGCTCTTCTGGACAGTTCAGTCCTAAGCACCCAGTCAAGAGTCTCAACAAGAGCCTCCAGCTCCAGCTTCtaggatccaacaccctcctcGCCTCCGTGGGTACACATGTGCCACAAACCAgcatacacacatttaaaaaggtATAAAATGTGGATGAAATAAATAGGTAATTTGTACAAAAACATTCACTTCAAAAACCACTCAGGATACAGAACAAGGCCAGCACTGGTCAGCCCTTCTGAGCAGCCTTTCCTAGGACACTGGCCATCTATGAGATGAGGGGGGGAAGAAGCATCTCTAAGCTCTTTGCCAGCAATAAATCCTATACCTCCAAGAAACAGGAGCAGCCCTACTCTGTAAGTAGAATGAACTCACAATAAAACTCTATCTAAAGAACTATACCAGGACAAGAGGCAGCAGACACTGCCagtcctggaaaactggaatccTGACTCGGCATCTACCTTATGCCCCAGTGTATGAAAGATGAGGATGTAAAGTTGTTATCTACTGCTCAGAAGGAATTCTGGGTGCgtggttcccagcacctccagCCCATCTGGGAAGAAGACGACAGAAGAGGAATGACTGACAATGGCAGTAATGTAGGGAAACTTTTACTCTACGGAAAGTGGTGCATTTAAAACCtgagaatgatttttaaaaggcaaTGTGGCACTTGTTTCCCAACAAGCATGCTACTTGTGGCAGCTGTGTAATGTTAAATGAGAACGTCTTTACTTGGGCAATACCTTAGCAATGGTGTCCTGTAACCGATTGGCATCATTTCGGGTATGAGCCAGATCTTCCTGCAAGCTACTGGCCAACGTTTCTGCCTTTTCCTTGTCCAGCCTGACACTCTCCAGGAGATCCTGGATATCGGACTTGTCTCCAGAGTTGTGAATAGAATACAGCTCAGCCACCCTCTGCTTCTCGTTCTCCAGCTGCGCCTTCAAGCGACTCATCTCTATCTGCTCACTGGCCACAGTGGCTTTGTACTCCTCCAGTGTGGCTGCCAGGGCCGCTTTGCCCTTCTGCTCAGACTCAATAATCCGCTCCATGTGGTGGCTGCGCTCTTTGAGGGCACCTATCATTTCCTGAGCTTCCTTGTTATCCTGTTCGGCCATCTTCAAAGTGTTGCTTAAATGCTGCTGAACACCCAGAAGCTGCTCTCGCTCAAAACGGGCATTCTCAGCCAAATCCATGTAGCGCTGCTCCAGCTCCATGTAGCGCCCGCTCTTTACGTCTTCATCTATGACATAGGAAATGTGATGCTCATCGAGCAGGGAACGGAAATATTCAATCTGTCGGCCAAAGTGTTCCAACTTATCACTCTGCTGACACAGCGACTCCATCAGGATGACCTTCTCCTCTCCTAGCCTTTCGTTCTCGCTGTTGAGTTCCTGGGTAATCTGCTGGAGATCAGCTAGCTCTTGCAGAGTTGCCTGAAGCTCCTCACTGGTGCTGTGCTGGTTCTCTTCCATCTGGTGAATCCGCTCTGTCAGGCAAGCAACGGACACCTCACTGGCATTCCCACTGCTCCCCTTCCGAGAGCGCTCAATGCTTGGCACGCCCTCTGACTCTGAAGAGGAGGGGGCGTCCAGAGCATCATCACTGGAAGTGAGGGGCTGGTACACCTCACTGCACTCGCTGTCCAGATTGTCCATGGAGTTACTGTGCTGATGGTCCATGAGCGTATTTTCATCCTGACTTAAGAGATCTTCCACTGACCCAGGAGCAGAACCTTCTACTGAAGATGTCAGAGTTCCTCCTCCATCACTCTGGTTGCCAGGGGTGATTTCTGGGCTCAGGGACTGATAGCCAAATAGTTTTTCAGAATTGTCCAGCCTTTGCTCTAGGGAAAAGCCCAAAGCATTCAGCCTGTCCTTTAGcattctgttttcattcttcagCTGGTTGAGCTCCTCTCGGATGGCTGTATTCTGTTCCTGCAGCTGCAGGAGCGTAGACTCCACATCAGTCGGCTGCTGAGCAGTAATGGCCTCCTTCTCCTCAGACCTGTCCTCCCCTTCACCGTGGTCCTCACTGATGCCCAGCTGAGCACGCATGTCTCGGAGTTCATTTCTCAAATGTAAAATTTCCACATCCTTGGTTTTCGCCAGTGTGAGGAGATCTTTCACCTTGGCTTCCAAAGCAGCTTTGTCACTGATCTGATTGTCTGACTTAGACTTGCTCATCCGAATGTCACCCTCTGCAGCAGTGCGGCTGCGTGAACGTTTAGCCAGTGCCACATCATTAGCTCCCTGACTTACGGAGGGCAGTTTTTTGCTCTGGTTTATCCGAGTGCGTTCACGCAATCTTTCTCTAGTAGAACTGGATTCTTTATTACCAGCCGAAGTACTCCGTTTGGCTGAGGAACTAGTGCCTACAtgtttaaaacaaagaatttaagatAAAATTATTAGCAACAAAAATGCACATGTTCTGAGCCTGGCACTACTGAGATGAAAGCTGGGCACAATCCTGACAGAGACCTGAAAGTGGTTATCTGCAAAGTCCATCCCTTCAGACCAGGGATCATCTGACCTGCAACTGGTCATCTGTGAAGTCAATCTCCTTGAAACCTGGACATCATGTTTTAATAAGCAACGATTAGAAACCTTACATCTAATTTTATACATTACAAGGATAAATTTTTTGGACCATGAACTGTATCTCAATGAAGCTGTTAAGAAGATATGAACAGTAGCTCAGATACAGGTGTAGGACATAGGACCTCCATACTGGCCGACATGCAGTGTTCCAGAGCAGGCTCAGTTAGGATGACTCTAAGACCAACCAGTCAGGTAATTACCTACAGGAAACAGAGTGAAGAGAGGGCACAGAGCAACACGAAGGGAAAGCCAGCCTCACAATAGACCCCACGTCTGGGCCACCTACAGGAAACAGAAGAGTGAGAACCAAAGTAAATGCAAACAAGGTCTGGCCCCATAACGGCACATAGGCAGTAACCAAAGCTCTGAAGTACTGGGTACAAAACGAGTTTCAAGAGACTTCTATCAAGTCCACGAATAGATGGTAATAGAGCAAGCAGCAAGACTATCAGGCTAAGCTTCAGCCTAGTTACCTCAAGTCTACAGTGAGGGGATGTAGTCTACACTTCAAAGGCTGCACTGAGGCTCAAGTACAACACCAATAACGACAAGTAAGACGGGCACCTCCCTCCTGCCCATCACACCACTGGACCAATAGAACTAACGGTGGAGTTTGACGTGACTGgagggcagggcagaggagagcTAAGGGGTTGGTGGGGAACCTGGGCCAGGAAAGCGAGCACGAGCTTGGGTGACGGGCACAGGACTGAGGAGGCCACACCTGTGCTAGTCTTGGCCTTGTTCTCCGAGACGGTCatggcaggggcaggggctgaAGGCGCTGCAGATGAACAGGTGCTTTTCTTCGCTTTAACACCATTAGTCACGCTGACTCCTCCAGCCATCCCAGCTAACAGGTCATCATTGCTCTTGGTCTAGAAGCAAGAGAAAGTAAACACACACTCACTATGGGAAGCAGGAGTAAATGTTTGAAGACTAGGCAGGGTTCTTGACTTAGGAGCTCTGGTAAGACTTTCTGACATTTAATAAACAAGGAGCATATCATCACTGCTACAAAATCTCACACAGAACCTCTTTATAGTTACAGGCAATCATGCTAGTCTTCCTAAGAtaccaaatcaatcaatcaatcaatcaatctctctctctctctctctctctctctctctctctttcactcactctcacacacacacacacacacagacagactttATGGCTGCCTGCCATGTGCCCACGCGTGCCACATTCAGTAGACAGGAGGTGCCACCCTTATTAAACTTTCATTTGGGACATGACTCATGAACAGGGTCGACCTCAGTGAACCTAAACAGGCAGCAATGAGGACAGCCTACACTGTGCtaagttttaaaaattgtcaCTAAGGGTCAAGAAAATCTTCATTACTTTAAAAGGAAGccaaaaataaactcttttaaaggttgctttggtcatggtgtctaatTGCAGCAACAGAAAGTGACTAAAAGAGACTCATTCCATTTGTACTTCTTTATTAGACCACCGGGAGTTAAAAAcctatagaaaaaaagaaaaactacttgCTGTTACTTTgcttatgtatttacttatttatttagcgtgtgtgcatgtgtatgtacacatgtgcgtGCCTTCTGGTACTGTAAGTGTAACACAGTGCACaggtggagggcagaggtcaatTCCCTCCTCcaagtgggtcctggggatcacaCAGGTGGCCAGGCCCtgaagcaaatgcctttaccaACCACCTccaagaccaagaaaaaaaatacttttaaataaaagaactcAAAGTTTTTCTCCACTTAAGGTGAAGGCATACATTAGCTGACTGATGTACTGTCTTTGACTGAAGCAATACTCTTAAATAATTATAATGAATTCAATGCTACGTCAAATGGTCCACATATGACTAACCTCTAAACTGTCTTCCAGTTTTCAATACCAGGGATCCATATGGAAATGTCTGTTCATCATTCaattttttgtattctttttattttatttagtgtgaTGGGTGTTCCTGTGTATATGCAGCACACTTAAGCTTGATGCCacaaaggtcagaagacagcactggatcccctgggactagagttgcAGATGGCGTGAGTCAGCTGTCCAGTGAGTGTCGGGACTGAACCCAAGGCTCCTGGTAAAGCAGGGTACCCTTTCTTAGTCAGTTATAAAGCTGTGTTACACTAGTACAAAAACgtggaatattttatttaaaaagagtcAGAAGACTTAGGGATGAAGCTAACTCATAGAATGCTCACCTGCCACAGCACACTCACTGCCCTGGGTTTGAATCGAAcaccaaaataaaaagtaagagaggggacgggagagatggctcagtggttaagagcactgttggaGGACCtagctttgattcccagcaactacatggtggctcacagccatctgtaactccagttccagggcatctggtgcccttcttctggcctctgtgtgtaccAGACACGCATGcactacacagacatacattcaagcaaaacactcataaaagtttttttaaagctaaaactagaaagagaatgagggtttttttttaacatttacacAAAATTAAACTCTAATAATTAAAGGTT is a genomic window containing:
- the Specc1l gene encoding cytospin-A; translation: MKKANRSAGSVPKVSGISKPQTVEKSKPENSSSAPAGGKPVRPGAAAALLKTKSNDDLLAGMAGGVSVTNGVKAKKSTCSSAAPSAPAPAMTVSENKAKTSTGTSSSAKRSTSAGNKESSSTRERLRERTRINQSKKLPSVSQGANDVALAKRSRSRTAAEGDIRMSKSKSDNQISDKAALEAKVKDLLTLAKTKDVEILHLRNELRDMRAQLGISEDHGEGEDRSEEKEAITAQQPTDVESTLLQLQEQNTAIREELNQLKNENRMLKDRLNALGFSLEQRLDNSEKLFGYQSLSPEITPGNQSDGGGTLTSSVEGSAPGSVEDLLSQDENTLMDHQHSNSMDNLDSECSEVYQPLTSSDDALDAPSSSESEGVPSIERSRKGSSGNASEVSVACLTERIHQMEENQHSTSEELQATLQELADLQQITQELNSENERLGEEKVILMESLCQQSDKLEHFGRQIEYFRSLLDEHHISYVIDEDVKSGRYMELEQRYMDLAENARFEREQLLGVQQHLSNTLKMAEQDNKEAQEMIGALKERSHHMERIIESEQKGKAALAATLEEYKATVASEQIEMSRLKAQLENEKQRVAELYSIHNSGDKSDIQDLLESVRLDKEKAETLASSLQEDLAHTRNDANRLQDTIAKVEDEYRAFQEEAKKQIEDLNMTLEKLRSELEEKDTERSDMKETIFELEDEVEQHRAVKLHDNLIISDLENTVKKLQDQKHDMEREIKTLHRRLREESAEWRQFQADLQTAVVIANDIKSEAQEEIGDLKRRLHEAQEKNEKLTKELEEIKSRKQEEERGRVYNYMNAVERDLAALRQGMGLSRRSSTSSEPTPTVKTLIKSFDSASQVPNAAAAAIPRTPLSPSPMKTPPAAAVSPMQRHSISGPISTSKPLTALSDKRSNYGEIPVQEHLLRTSSTSRPASLPRVPAMESAKTISVSRRSSEEMKRDISSSEGASPASLMAMGTTSPQLSLSSSPTASVTPSTRSRIREERKDPLSALAREYGGSKRNALLKWCQKKTEGYQNIDITNFSSSWNDGLAFCALLHTYLPAHIPYQELNSQDKKRNFTLAFQAAESVGIKSTLDINEMVRTERPDWQNVMLYVTAIYKYFET